TCCGATTTACGATATGCCCATGCTAAAGACTACGGTAAAGAATTTTGCGAAATTTCTTGAGGGCTTTATTGAGTTTAAAGGATTGAAAGATGTAATTCTTCTCGGAAATTCTTTGGGCGGTCATATTGGCCTTTTACATACCAAAATGTTCCCAAATATGGTGAAGGCTTTGGTAATTACCGGAAGTTCAGGTCTTTATGAAAGTGCTATGGGTGATGGATATCCCAGAAGAGGCGATTATGAATTCATTAAAAAGAAAGCGCAGGACGTTTTCTATGACCCAGCTGTGGCAACAAAAGAGATTGTGGACGAAGTGTACGCTACCGTAAACGATCGTATGAAACTGGTGAAGACCCTTGCCATAGCCAAGAGCGCCATTAGACATAACATGTCCAAAGATTTACCCAAAATGCATACACCAGTATGTATAATCTGGGGCGAGAATGATACCGTAACCCCACCAGATGTAGCTAAAGAATTCCACGAATTATTACCAGATTCTGATTTATTCTGGATGAAAAAATGCGGTCATGCCCCTATGATGGAACATCCAGAGGATTTTAATAAAATTCTGGAAGCCTGGCTTGAGAAAAGGGAATTCTGATTGTAGATACGAGATATTAGATTTGAGATTTCAGTTCTCAAAAATTTCCCCTAAGCCATATAGATTACCAATAGTTGACCATTATTTAATTTAAAATCTTGAAATCCCGAGTTGACGCTTACCATATTTTAGTCGTCACTTTTTTACTTAAACCTGATATTTTTGTAGTGAAGTCTTTTGATATTAATCACAACTAGCAAAAACTCTAACATCTCAAATCTAACTTCTAAGCTCTTGTAACAATGAAAATATCTTCCGCCGAATTTGTAATGAGCAATTCCAATGTTGCAAAATGCCCAAATGAGCCATTGCCAGAATATGCCTTTATAGGCCGTTCCAATGTTGGAAAATCTTCTTTGATCAACATGTTAATGGAGCGTAAAAGTTTAGCAAAAACCTCTGGAAGACCTGGAAAGACACAACTCATAAATCACTTTAAAATAAATGGCAATTGGTTTTTGGTGGATTTACCGGGGTACGGGTATGCACGAGTGTCTAAAAAAGACAAAAAGGTTTTCCAGAAATACATCACCGAATATTTTGAAAAACGAAAACAGTTGGTTTGTGGTTTTGTATTGGTTGATATTAGACATGATCCCCAACCTGTAGACTTAGAATTTATGGAGTGGTTGGGCACACACCAAATTCCTTTTGCTATAATTTTTACTAAAGCAGATAAATTGAAGCCCAATACAATCGAAAAACAGACCAAGACCTACCTTCAAAAGTTATTGGACGGTCTTTGGGAAGAGGCCCCATCATATTTTGTAACATCTTCCACAAATCGCACAGGTAGAGAGGAATTGTTGGAGTATATAGACGACATCAATCAGCAATTTTTTAAAGCAACTTCAAAATAATTGTCCGCAATTAAAATTAGAAAAAATCAGGAATTTCGCTCTTTTAAAATTCGAATAAGGCCGTGAGCAGTTTTTAAGGTATTGAGTTCTTCTGCGGAAATTAGCACTTCAAGTCCATTTTGACCTTCAATCAAGACAATGGGAAAGGTAAATTTATACCCAAATTTAGAGGCGTACTTTTTAGTGAACTCATCTTTGTGC
The nucleotide sequence above comes from Flagellimonas sp. HMM57. Encoded proteins:
- a CDS encoding alpha/beta fold hydrolase: MEEQIIKEGKYRYIEIGEGTPMIILHGLMGGLSNFQGVSEYFPSKGYKVLIPELPIYDMPMLKTTVKNFAKFLEGFIEFKGLKDVILLGNSLGGHIGLLHTKMFPNMVKALVITGSSGLYESAMGDGYPRRGDYEFIKKKAQDVFYDPAVATKEIVDEVYATVNDRMKLVKTLAIAKSAIRHNMSKDLPKMHTPVCIIWGENDTVTPPDVAKEFHELLPDSDLFWMKKCGHAPMMEHPEDFNKILEAWLEKREF
- the yihA gene encoding ribosome biogenesis GTP-binding protein YihA/YsxC, encoding MKISSAEFVMSNSNVAKCPNEPLPEYAFIGRSNVGKSSLINMLMERKSLAKTSGRPGKTQLINHFKINGNWFLVDLPGYGYARVSKKDKKVFQKYITEYFEKRKQLVCGFVLVDIRHDPQPVDLEFMEWLGTHQIPFAIIFTKADKLKPNTIEKQTKTYLQKLLDGLWEEAPSYFVTSSTNRTGREELLEYIDDINQQFFKATSK